The Ruminococcus bovis genome includes a region encoding these proteins:
- the rplM gene encoding 50S ribosomal protein L13, translating to MSTYMAKKGEVERKWYVIDAKGKTLGKVAAEAATLLRGKHKVTYTPHVDCGDHVIVVNCKDIVLTGNKLTQKVWYRHTGYIGHLKATRYDTLMATRPEKAVELAVKGMLPDNSLGRAQILRLRPFAGAEHNHAAQSPEAYEI from the coding sequence ATGTCAACTTATATGGCTAAAAAAGGCGAAGTTGAACGCAAGTGGTATGTAATTGACGCTAAGGGCAAGACTCTTGGTAAGGTTGCTGCTGAAGCTGCTACTCTTCTAAGAGGCAAGCACAAAGTAACATACACACCACATGTTGACTGCGGTGATCACGTAATCGTTGTAAACTGCAAGGACATCGTTCTAACTGGTAATAAACTAACTCAGAAAGTTTGGTACAGACACACAGGTTATATCGGTCATCTAAAAGCTACACGCTATGATACACTTATGGCTACACGCCCAGAAAAGGCTGTTGAACTTGCTGTTAAGGGTATGCTACCTGATAACTCACTAGGTAGAGCACAGATTCTAAGACTAAGACCATTTGCTGGTGCAGAACACAATCATGCTGCTCAGTCACCAGAAGCATATGAAATTTAA
- a CDS encoding DUF6062 family protein, which translates to MKEDIRTIPINDIFMEKKGCPFCTMEKMLEKIQVDYIIGDAMMEPNTRIETNKKGFCHRHFSMMQQSGKKLPNALIMESHLQEIIDALPKGKKPDKKFLAKIKELTHSCYVCDRIESNMNHLIQIVFTEWKKGNDLQNLYKDQDFICLEHYGKVLENASGKLKGKDLTDFYETTTNLFKNYLLELKEDTTYFCSMFDYRNQGKDWGKSINVIERNIEFLTKEKP; encoded by the coding sequence ATGAAAGAAGATATTCGCACAATACCAATTAATGATATTTTTATGGAGAAAAAGGGTTGTCCTTTTTGCACTATGGAAAAAATGCTTGAGAAAATTCAAGTTGACTATATTATAGGTGACGCTATGATGGAGCCTAATACCAGAATAGAAACCAACAAAAAAGGTTTTTGTCATAGACACTTTTCAATGATGCAACAGTCAGGTAAAAAGCTACCTAATGCACTTATTATGGAAAGCCACCTACAAGAAATTATTGATGCATTGCCTAAAGGTAAAAAGCCTGACAAAAAGTTCTTAGCAAAGATAAAAGAGCTGACTCACAGTTGTTATGTTTGTGACAGAATAGAAAGCAATATGAATCATCTTATCCAAATTGTTTTTACAGAATGGAAAAAGGGCAATGACCTTCAAAATCTTTACAAAGACCAAGATTTTATTTGTCTTGAACATTACGGAAAGGTACTTGAAAATGCAAGTGGAAAGTTAAAGGGTAAGGATTTAACCGATTTCTACGAAACAACAACAAATCTTTTCAAAAACTATCTTCTTGAATTAAAAGAAGATACAACATATTTTTGCAGTATGTTTGATTATCGTAACCAAGGCAAGGATTGGGGAAAGAGTATCAATGTTATTGAAAGAAACATCGAATTCTTAACTAAAGAAAAACCATAA
- a CDS encoding deoxycytidylate deaminase produces MKRQDYISWDEYFMSISLLAAQRSKDPNTQVGCCIVSGKDSPYPENVIISTGYNGFPYGCSDDEFPWDRTGAPNATKYPFVVHSELNAILNAGGKSLVGAKLYVSLFPCNECAKAIIQSGIKEIVYLSNKYKDTDATKASERMLTSAGVKLTQFKPTKDKIVLDFNIE; encoded by the coding sequence ATGAAAAGACAAGATTATATAAGCTGGGACGAATACTTTATGAGTATTTCTTTACTTGCAGCACAGAGAAGTAAAGACCCTAATACTCAGGTAGGTTGCTGTATTGTCAGTGGCAAGGACAGTCCTTATCCTGAAAATGTTATTATATCAACAGGCTACAACGGTTTTCCTTACGGTTGTTCAGATGATGAATTTCCTTGGGACAGAACCGGTGCACCAAATGCAACAAAATATCCTTTCGTAGTACATTCTGAGTTAAATGCAATTCTTAATGCCGGTGGCAAGTCTCTTGTTGGTGCAAAGTTATATGTATCACTATTCCCTTGCAATGAATGTGCAAAGGCTATTATTCAGTCAGGCATAAAGGAAATTGTATATCTATCTAATAAATATAAAGATACCGATGCAACTAAGGCATCAGAAAGAATGTTAACATCAGCCGGTGTTAAGCTGACACAGTTTAAACCTACTAAGGACAAGATTGTTCTTGACTTTAACATTGAATAA
- a CDS encoding xanthine phosphoribosyltransferase, with amino-acid sequence MNFLEERIVKDGIVKEGNVLKVDSFLNHQMDIDLFNQMGEEFKRRFEGKNINKIVTIEASGIGIACVVAQHFGVPVVFAKKSKSINIEGEMYIAEVESFTHKCKNQVIVSKKFLNEDDHVLVIDDFLANGCALQGLISIINQAGGTVEGIGIAIEKGFQVGGNIIRNLGYQLESLAIVEDMDEKTGKITFREQ; translated from the coding sequence ATGAATTTTTTAGAAGAAAGAATAGTTAAAGACGGTATTGTAAAAGAGGGTAATGTTCTTAAGGTTGACAGTTTCTTAAATCACCAAATGGATATTGACCTATTTAATCAGATGGGTGAAGAATTTAAGAGAAGATTTGAAGGCAAGAACATCAACAAGATTGTTACTATTGAGGCTTCCGGTATCGGTATTGCTTGTGTAGTAGCTCAGCACTTTGGTGTACCGGTTGTTTTTGCTAAAAAGTCTAAGAGCATTAACATTGAGGGTGAAATGTATATTGCTGAGGTTGAGTCTTTCACACATAAATGTAAGAACCAAGTTATTGTTTCTAAGAAGTTTTTAAACGAAGATGACCATGTACTTGTTATTGATGACTTCCTAGCTAACGGTTGTGCATTACAGGGACTTATATCTATTATTAACCAAGCCGGTGGTACTGTTGAAGGTATCGGTATTGCTATTGAAAAAGGTTTCCAGGTTGGTGGCAATATTATTCGTAATCTTGGTTATCAGCTGGAGTCACTTGCTATTGTTGAAGATATGGATGAAAAAACAGGCAAGATTACTTTTAGAGAACAGTAA
- a CDS encoding ROK family protein has product MNEYKIGIDLGGTNIVAGVVDKEFNIIARAECKTAIPRPESEVCDSMAEIVREAIARANLTMDDIAHIGIGVPGAVNPETRIVETCPNLRFQNWEISKMLEERLHKYVKIENDANAAAWGEFLAGSAKGCKNAVAITLGTGVGGGIIIDGKLYSGSNYAGAELGHMVIVKDGQECGCGRKGCWEAYASANALIRMTKEAIMNENAEFSYMLKSVGGDINKVNGKTPFDAMLAGDSTGKEVINKYVGYLATGLVNIVNIFQPDIICIGGGVCRQGENLLAPVRAIVEKERITKYNEKQTVICTASLGNDAGIIGAAML; this is encoded by the coding sequence ATGAACGAATATAAAATAGGTATCGACCTTGGTGGTACAAATATTGTTGCAGGTGTTGTAGATAAAGAATTTAACATTATTGCAAGAGCAGAGTGTAAAACTGCTATTCCTAGACCTGAAAGTGAAGTATGTGACTCAATGGCAGAAATCGTTAGAGAAGCTATTGCAAGAGCAAATCTAACAATGGATGATATTGCACACATTGGTATCGGTGTACCGGGTGCAGTAAATCCTGAAACAAGAATTGTAGAAACTTGTCCTAACTTGCGTTTCCAAAACTGGGAAATCAGCAAGATGCTAGAAGAAAGACTTCATAAGTATGTAAAGATTGAAAATGACGCTAATGCTGCTGCTTGGGGTGAATTCCTAGCAGGTTCAGCAAAGGGCTGTAAAAATGCTGTAGCTATTACACTTGGTACAGGTGTTGGTGGTGGTATCATCATTGACGGTAAGCTATACAGTGGTAGCAACTATGCCGGTGCAGAACTTGGTCATATGGTAATCGTTAAAGATGGTCAAGAATGTGGTTGTGGCAGAAAAGGTTGTTGGGAAGCATACGCATCAGCTAATGCACTAATCAGAATGACTAAAGAAGCTATTATGAATGAAAATGCTGAATTCTCATATATGCTAAAGTCTGTTGGTGGTGACATTAACAAGGTTAACGGCAAGACACCATTTGACGCAATGCTTGCAGGTGACTCAACAGGTAAAGAAGTTATTAACAAGTATGTTGGCTACTTAGCAACAGGTCTTGTAAATATCGTAAACATCTTCCAGCCTGATATTATCTGTATCGGTGGTGGCGTTTGCAGACAAGGTGAAAACCTACTTGCTCCTGTAAGAGCTATTGTTGAGAAAGAAAGAATCACAAAATACAATGAAAAGCAAACTGTTATTTGTACTGCATCTCTAGGTAATGATGCCGGTATTATCGGTGCAGCAATGCTATAA
- the rpsI gene encoding 30S ribosomal protein S9, whose product MYDKTPFFYGTGRRKSSVARVRLYQGTGKITINDRDIDEYFGLDTLKLIVRQPLELTETGEKFDVVCRVAGGGVTGQAGAIRHGISRALLQYDSENLRSALKKAGFLTRDPRMKERKKYGLKAARRAPQFSKR is encoded by the coding sequence ATGTACGATAAGACACCATTTTTCTATGGCACAGGTAGAAGAAAATCATCAGTAGCTCGTGTAAGACTATATCAGGGTACTGGTAAGATCACAATCAACGACAGAGATATCGACGAATATTTCGGTCTTGATACACTAAAGCTAATCGTTCGTCAGCCTCTTGAACTAACAGAGACAGGCGAAAAGTTCGATGTTGTATGTAGAGTTGCAGGTGGTGGCGTTACCGGTCAGGCCGGTGCAATCCGTCACGGTATTTCAAGAGCACTTCTACAGTACGATAGCGAAAACCTAAGATCAGCTCTTAAGAAAGCTGGCTTCTTAACTCGTGACCCTCGTATGAAGGAAAGAAAGAAGTACGGTCTAAAGGCTGCTCGTCGTGCACCACAGTTCTCAAAGAGATAA
- the serS gene encoding serine--tRNA ligase, with translation MIDIKFLRENPDVVKQNIKNKFQDSKLPLVDEVIEFDKKSRAVKQEADQLRANRNKFSKQIGALYGQGKKEEAEEMKKLVTEQGDRLAELEKQEAELQEEVTSRMMVIPNIIDKSVPIGKDDSENVEVQRYGEPKVPDFEVPYHTDIMERFDGIDLDSARRVAGNGFYYLMGDIARLHSAVISYARDFMINRGFTYCVPPFMIRSDVVTGVMSFAEMDAMMYKIEGEDLYLIGTSEHSMIGKFKDQMLKEEDLPYTLTSYSPCFRKEKGAHGIEERGVYRIHQFEKQEMIVVCKPEDSMEWYDKLWQNTVDLFRSMDIPVRTLECCSGDLADLKVKSVDVEAWSPRQKKYFEVGSCSTLGDAQARRLKIRVSGKDGKYFAHTLNNTVVAPPRMLIAFLENNLNEDGSVNIPEALRPYMGGMEKMVPKK, from the coding sequence ATGATTGATATTAAATTTCTAAGAGAAAACCCAGATGTTGTAAAACAGAATATTAAGAATAAGTTTCAGGACAGCAAACTTCCACTTGTTGATGAAGTAATTGAATTTGACAAGAAGTCAAGAGCAGTTAAGCAGGAAGCTGACCAGCTAAGAGCAAACAGAAATAAGTTTAGTAAGCAGATTGGTGCTTTATATGGTCAGGGCAAGAAAGAAGAAGCTGAAGAAATGAAGAAGCTTGTTACTGAACAGGGTGACAGACTTGCAGAACTTGAAAAGCAAGAAGCTGAGCTACAGGAAGAAGTAACAAGCAGAATGATGGTTATTCCTAACATCATTGATAAGTCAGTTCCTATCGGTAAAGATGATAGCGAAAATGTGGAAGTTCAGCGTTATGGCGAACCTAAAGTACCTGATTTTGAAGTACCATATCACACAGATATTATGGAAAGATTTGATGGTATTGACCTAGATTCTGCTCGTAGAGTAGCCGGTAATGGTTTCTATTATCTAATGGGTGATATTGCAAGACTTCACAGTGCAGTTATCTCTTATGCAAGAGATTTTATGATTAACAGAGGCTTTACTTACTGTGTACCACCATTTATGATTCGTTCAGATGTTGTTACAGGTGTTATGAGCTTTGCTGAAATGGATGCTATGATGTACAAAATCGAAGGTGAAGACCTATATCTAATCGGTACATCAGAACACTCAATGATTGGTAAGTTTAAAGACCAGATGTTAAAGGAAGAAGACCTACCTTATACACTAACTTCATATTCACCATGTTTCCGTAAAGAAAAGGGTGCTCACGGTATTGAAGAAAGAGGTGTATATCGTATTCACCAGTTTGAAAAGCAGGAAATGATTGTTGTATGTAAGCCTGAAGATAGTATGGAATGGTACGACAAGCTATGGCAGAATACTGTTGATTTATTCCGTTCAATGGATATTCCTGTTAGAACACTTGAATGTTGTTCAGGTGACTTAGCAGACCTAAAGGTTAAGTCTGTTGATGTTGAAGCATGGTCACCAAGACAGAAGAAGTACTTTGAAGTTGGTTCTTGCTCAACTTTAGGTGATGCTCAGGCTAGAAGACTAAAGATTAGAGTATCAGGTAAAGACGGTAAGTACTTTGCACATACACTAAACAACACAGTTGTTGCACCTCCAAGAATGTTAATTGCATTCCTAGAAAATAACCTAAATGAAGATGGTTCTGTAAATATTCCTGAAGCACTTCGTCCATATATGGGTGGTATGGAAAAAATGGTTCCAAAGAAATAA
- a CDS encoding SprT-like domain-containing protein, which yields MENKLTYLYSLYELVKADMDKIKIPYTKNVKIKINTRAKRMHGCCRKVNGSFVIEVSDFLFNYSKEEIMNTIAHELIHTCYGCFNHGKRFKYYCDKINQLGYNVTTTYKGKEVTQIQNEAKYLVMCENCNTKMYRMKKSKLITNPQLYRCSKCKGKLIVYKIIKK from the coding sequence ATGGAAAATAAACTTACATATTTATATAGCCTTTATGAATTAGTAAAGGCAGATATGGACAAAATAAAGATACCTTATACTAAGAATGTAAAAATAAAAATAAATACCAGAGCAAAGAGAATGCATGGTTGTTGCAGAAAGGTCAATGGTAGTTTTGTAATAGAAGTGTCTGACTTTCTTTTTAATTATTCAAAAGAAGAGATAATGAACACCATTGCCCATGAATTAATACACACTTGTTATGGTTGTTTCAACCATGGAAAAAGGTTTAAGTACTATTGTGATAAGATAAATCAACTTGGCTACAATGTTACAACAACATATAAGGGGAAAGAAGTAACTCAAATTCAGAATGAAGCGAAGTACCTTGTTATGTGTGAGAACTGTAACACCAAAATGTATAGAATGAAAAAGTCGAAATTAATCACAAATCCTCAACTTTATAGGTGTTCAAAGTGTAAAGGAAAACTGATAGTATATAAAATTATAAAAAAATAA
- a CDS encoding N-acetylmuramoyl-L-alanine amidase has protein sequence MNNSFSKLLSIVIATVIVLSTFTTAFAVDNEEEVSTTETTVTTTTEPVTESSDPTVTTPTDSTEPTEPTEPTIKYSGVAGVNLKYYFNRNNGTLHISGVGATMNNYSEKNLPPWHNFASDVKAVYVNKATNLTNIGSYMCADMINLQKIYYSKNLKSIGKCAFLNTKKLTAITLNQNISRINVDAFKDSKTPLIKVLNSNLSINFGGYTIPKTTKIQCYGTNTPIYKYARVNGNNVILMISSITLNTKEVVCKEKTTTVKANLNPSIATNKKVKWFTTNKNIATIDSNGKVKAKKKGTCYVYCKSTDGSNKTSNKMKIIVTSFQLYQYIFTNNNCYKERTAIDPKGIVVHSTGVNAPYLRTYVPAWNVPTPGGREVCVHAFLGKNSKGKLEVWQVLPFEMACWGVGGGPKGSYNYDPGYIQFECCEDSKYNRTYFNQVYDEATDFCAYLCLRYSLPYTKVTSHAGACAEGYGSAHGDIDHWLKIYGKNMNDFRNTVKKKIYEIDKNPDLKSGTYHKKIKAKSDLYVWSKDIVDEYGNSSKKLQKISKGQEVTFLRDNFNGWSYVQISNKKGYVQNNLTNLAYGSKYVNKKVNYKGTYLYTKPCGNKYKVKFLSYNTRVQLVSAINKGKKKGYSYVCYKNNYYYVKTNTLY, from the coding sequence ATGAACAATAGTTTTAGCAAGTTGTTGTCTATAGTTATTGCAACAGTAATTGTGCTTTCAACTTTTACAACAGCTTTCGCTGTGGATAATGAGGAAGAGGTTAGTACAACAGAAACAACAGTTACTACAACAACTGAACCTGTTACGGAAAGTAGTGACCCTACTGTAACAACACCAACTGACTCAACAGAGCCTACTGAACCTACAGAACCAACAATTAAGTATTCCGGTGTTGCAGGTGTTAATTTAAAATATTATTTCAACAGAAATAACGGTACTTTGCATATTTCAGGTGTAGGTGCTACAATGAATAACTATTCAGAAAAGAACCTACCACCATGGCATAACTTTGCAAGTGATGTTAAGGCAGTATATGTTAATAAGGCAACTAACCTAACTAACATCGGTTCATATATGTGTGCCGATATGATTAACTTGCAGAAAATTTATTATAGCAAAAATTTAAAATCTATTGGCAAATGTGCATTTCTAAATACTAAAAAATTAACTGCAATAACTTTAAACCAGAATATTTCCAGAATTAATGTAGATGCATTTAAGGACAGTAAAACACCTTTAATTAAGGTTTTAAATTCCAATTTATCAATTAATTTTGGTGGCTATACAATTCCTAAAACTACTAAAATTCAATGTTATGGTACAAACACTCCTATTTATAAGTATGCCAGAGTAAACGGTAATAATGTTATCTTAATGATTAGCAGTATTACTTTAAATACTAAGGAAGTTGTTTGCAAGGAAAAGACTACTACAGTTAAGGCTAATTTAAATCCTAGTATTGCTACAAATAAAAAGGTAAAGTGGTTTACCACAAATAAGAATATTGCAACAATTGATAGTAATGGTAAAGTAAAAGCTAAGAAAAAGGGTACTTGCTATGTTTATTGCAAGTCAACAGATGGTAGTAACAAAACATCAAATAAGATGAAAATTATAGTTACATCATTTCAGCTATACCAATACATTTTTACAAACAATAATTGTTATAAGGAGAGAACGGCTATTGACCCTAAGGGCATTGTAGTTCATTCAACAGGCGTTAATGCACCATACCTAAGAACTTATGTACCGGCTTGGAATGTTCCAACTCCCGGAGGTAGAGAGGTTTGTGTTCATGCATTTCTAGGTAAAAATTCTAAGGGAAAGTTAGAAGTATGGCAAGTACTGCCTTTTGAAATGGCTTGTTGGGGTGTAGGTGGTGGACCTAAAGGTTCATACAACTATGACCCTGGGTATATTCAATTTGAATGTTGCGAAGATAGTAAGTACAACAGAACATACTTTAATCAAGTGTATGATGAGGCAACTGACTTCTGTGCATATTTATGCTTAAGATATAGCTTGCCATATACTAAGGTTACCAGTCATGCAGGTGCTTGTGCAGAGGGTTATGGTAGTGCCCATGGTGACATTGACCATTGGCTAAAAATTTACGGTAAGAATATGAATGACTTTAGAAATACCGTAAAGAAAAAGATTTATGAAATTGATAAAAACCCTGACCTAAAGTCCGGTACATATCATAAGAAAATCAAGGCTAAAAGTGATTTGTATGTATGGTCTAAAGATATAGTTGATGAATATGGAAACAGTAGCAAGAAACTTCAGAAAATATCTAAAGGTCAAGAGGTTACTTTCTTAAGAGATAACTTTAACGGTTGGTCATATGTACAGATTTCCAACAAAAAAGGCTATGTACAAAACAACCTTACTAACCTTGCATATGGCTCAAAGTATGTTAATAAAAAGGTAAATTATAAGGGTACTTATCTATATACTAAGCCTTGTGGTAATAAATATAAAGTAAAGTTCCTATCATACAACACAAGAGTACAACTTGTTTCTGCTATCAATAAGGGTAAGAAAAAAGGTTACTCCTATGTGTGCTATAAGAATAATTACTATTATGTAAAGACAAATACATTGTATTAA
- the guaB gene encoding IMP dehydrogenase, with translation MINEEKFVKEALTFDDVLLIPGKSDVEPKDVNISTHLTKKIKLNTPLMTAAMDTVTESEMAIAIAREGGIGIIHKNMSIEAQADMVDRVKRSENGVITNPFYLSPEKTVAEADELMGKFKISGVPICENGKFVGIITNRDMAFLSEEDFNQPISAVMTKENLITAPVGTTLQEAKELLKKHKVEKLPLIDENGNLGGLITIKDIEKSIQYPNSSRDEKGRLLCGAAIGATPDVLDRVEALVKAGADVLVLDSAHGHNSNIVKSVAKVKAAYPDVQLIAGNVATAEATHDLIEAGADAVKVGIGPGSICTTRVVAGIGVPQVTAIFDAAREAEKYGVPIIADGGIKYSGDIVKALAAGGSVVMVGSLVAGCKESPGETEIYQGRQFKVYRGMGSLAAMGKGSSDRYFQGGNKKLVPEGVEGRVPYKGPLADTVFQMIGGIRAGMGYTGCATITDLHEKAKFCKISGAGLKESHPHDIQITKEAPNYSFNV, from the coding sequence ATGATTAATGAAGAAAAATTTGTTAAAGAAGCACTCACTTTTGACGATGTACTTCTAATTCCTGGTAAGTCAGATGTAGAACCTAAAGATGTTAACATTTCTACTCATCTTACTAAGAAAATCAAGCTAAACACACCACTTATGACTGCTGCTATGGATACAGTTACTGAGTCTGAAATGGCAATTGCTATTGCTCGTGAAGGCGGTATCGGTATTATCCATAAGAATATGTCTATCGAAGCACAAGCTGATATGGTTGACAGAGTTAAGCGTTCAGAAAATGGTGTTATCACAAATCCTTTCTATCTATCACCTGAAAAGACAGTTGCAGAAGCTGATGAACTTATGGGTAAGTTCAAAATCTCAGGTGTTCCAATTTGTGAAAATGGAAAGTTTGTTGGTATTATTACTAACAGAGATATGGCATTCTTAAGTGAAGAAGATTTTAACCAACCAATCTCAGCAGTTATGACTAAGGAAAACCTAATCACTGCTCCTGTTGGTACAACACTTCAAGAAGCTAAAGAACTACTAAAGAAGCATAAAGTAGAGAAACTTCCTCTTATTGATGAAAATGGCAACCTAGGTGGTCTTATCACAATTAAGGATATTGAAAAGTCAATTCAGTATCCAAATTCATCAAGAGATGAAAAGGGTAGACTACTATGTGGTGCTGCTATCGGTGCTACTCCTGATGTACTTGACAGAGTAGAAGCACTTGTAAAAGCCGGTGCTGATGTACTTGTTCTTGACTCTGCTCACGGTCACAATAGTAACATTGTTAAGAGTGTTGCTAAGGTTAAGGCTGCTTATCCTGATGTTCAGCTTATTGCCGGTAATGTTGCAACTGCTGAAGCTACTCACGACCTAATTGAAGCCGGTGCTGATGCAGTTAAGGTTGGTATTGGTCCTGGTTCTATTTGTACAACAAGAGTTGTTGCAGGTATTGGTGTACCTCAGGTTACTGCTATCTTTGATGCTGCAAGAGAAGCTGAAAAGTACGGTGTGCCTATTATTGCTGATGGTGGTATTAAGTACAGTGGTGACATTGTTAAGGCTCTTGCTGCCGGTGGTTCAGTAGTAATGGTTGGTTCACTTGTTGCAGGTTGTAAGGAATCTCCTGGTGAAACAGAAATTTATCAGGGCAGACAGTTCAAGGTTTACCGTGGTATGGGTTCACTTGCTGCAATGGGCAAGGGTTCTTCTGATAGATACTTCCAGGGTGGTAACAAGAAGCTTGTTCCTGAAGGTGTTGAAGGTAGAGTACCTTACAAGGGACCTCTAGCTGATACAGTATTCCAGATGATTGGTGGTATCAGAGCCGGTATGGGTTATACAGGTTGTGCTACAATTACAGACCTACACGAAAAGGCTAAGTTCTGTAAGATTTCAGGTGCAGGTCTAAAGGAAAGCCATCCACATGACATTCAGATTACTAAGGAAGCTCCTAACTATAGCTTTAATGTATAA
- a CDS encoding DNA-3-methyladenine glycosylase family protein: MIYELINNNVVVHNVTALNLAETLDCGQSFRWVENSDKSFTGVAYGKVVTVRLKGNDFIIENSSIEDFENIWKRYFDLELDYDKIRKEVSEIHPILKEASEYASGIRILQQDSWEALCTFIISQNNNIKRIKGIVERLCETFGDRIGDTGYFSFPTAERLSQLTPEDLSPIRAGFRNKYIIDASKKVATGEVDLDKCREISYDEAKAELCKIKGVGVKVADCTLLFGFHRIEAFPIDVWMKRAMEKLFPNMTGSDFGPYAGIAQQYIFHYSRMHPELFE, from the coding sequence ATGATTTATGAATTAATTAACAATAATGTTGTGGTACATAATGTTACTGCACTAAATTTAGCTGAAACTTTAGATTGTGGTCAGTCCTTTAGATGGGTTGAAAACTCTGACAAATCTTTTACAGGTGTTGCCTATGGCAAGGTCGTTACTGTTAGACTTAAGGGCAATGACTTTATAATTGAAAACAGTAGTATAGAGGACTTTGAAAATATATGGAAAAGGTACTTTGATCTTGAACTTGATTATGACAAAATCAGAAAAGAAGTTAGTGAAATTCATCCTATATTAAAGGAAGCCTCAGAATATGCATCAGGTATTAGAATTTTGCAACAAGACTCTTGGGAGGCACTTTGCACCTTTATAATAAGTCAAAACAACAATATAAAACGAATTAAAGGTATTGTAGAAAGGCTATGTGAAACCTTTGGTGATAGGATTGGTGATACAGGTTACTTTTCCTTTCCTACTGCTGAAAGGCTGTCACAACTAACACCTGAGGACTTATCCCCTATTAGAGCAGGATTTAGAAACAAATATATAATTGATGCAAGTAAAAAGGTTGCAACCGGTGAAGTTGACCTTGATAAATGCAGAGAAATTTCCTATGATGAGGCAAAGGCTGAATTGTGCAAAATCAAGGGTGTTGGTGTTAAGGTAGCCGATTGTACTTTACTTTTTGGCTTTCATAGGATTGAGGCATTTCCTATTGATGTGTGGATGAAAAGAGCAATGGAAAAGCTATTTCCTAATATGACAGGTAGCGACTTTGGACCTTATGCCGGTATTGCACAACAATATATTTTCCACTACTCAAGAATGCATCCGGAATTATTTGAATAA